The DNA window ATGAGCGTCCTATTTCTTTGGAAAGTGAAGTGTTAATCGAGGATATTTCTATTTCTCTAGAAAGTGAATTTCTAATTGGTGACATTCCTATGATAGAAGAAAACTATACAACTTGGAAAGATAAGATGGAAAGTTTTTTGAAGAACATAGGACTATAGGATTATGCTGTTGGAGGAAAGTGTGAACCTGAAAATACTCCCAACAAAGAATATGAGGATTGGAAgctaaaaaagggagaaattatATCAATATTCAGAAAAAAATGTGGAATTAAGACACGACCATATATTGAAGGACTATACAATATCACACTTATTTGGAAGCAATTGGTTACCATGAATGAGTTCATTTATCCAACAAAAACAGGTTAGTAATATGGTTGCCACcatatattattttcttgaaatttaatACAGTTATTTCAAAGTTATTTATTTGtgtgggataaaaaaaaattcagtcaTGTACTTGTCCCTATCAGTGGACTGTGGTTCTATGAGGTATGGTTCTTATGATCAGTCTTGTGCTTATCTCTCTCAGTCGGCTAGGTTCTGCCAAGTTGGTATAGTTGTCTGGTTGTTTTGGGCCGACTCAATATTTTTGTGTCTCTTTGATTTTCCCTTTTGGCTTGATTTTGCTTTAGACATAGGTCcttttttttctgtattttttccttcttttttttgggggggggggggcgtgggggaggagagagagagaggatttgatgaatataatttttaacaaagttttcattcatttcaccATTCCATCCTATGGTTcacaaaccccaaacccctaTAGGGATTTTGTACCTTCCCAAAATAACCTCCTGAAACTCTCTGGATGCATTTAAAGCACCGATGGTGGAATGAGTTTAGGAAAACTTTAgtcttatatttttcatagggaagtgtttcttgtggggAATGCAGTTACTACGTGTGAATGAGGCCAATGGAAACGCATGAGGAAGCATCAATAAAGACATCATATTCCATTTCATGGGGGTTGAGCCGGTAATTTTGCGCCCCTCCCATGTGTTCATGCAAGGCTACACTCCCCACAGAaaccatttttccattttttaattacacaaaaaaataaatttttctttcaaacACTAAAGATAAAAAGCCATGAAGAATGAAAGTGCTTTATCTTGGTAGGGAAAGTGAGGAGAAGCACAAATTACACATGGTGCCTCCCCTTTTACAAAGCTATTGTAGATGGTAATTGGAAGACTGTCTCGCAGTTCCTCTCAGAAAATGAGGGAGTTCTTACAGTGAGGCTCACATCAGAAGGAGATCTTCCTATTCATGTGGCAGTTCAACAAGGAAAGGTTGAAATTGCAAAagagtttattaaaaaaatgccCACAAaacttctatcagaacaaggAAAACATGGTAGAACAGTCCTTCATGTTGCTGCTTCAGGTGGGAATGAAGCGATCGTCAAGGCTATTGTAGAAAAAGATGCGAAACTAGTGATGATCAAAAGCAAATACTACATGGATAGAATTCCGATCATCGTCGCTGCAAGGGCCAGCAACAAAGATGTGGTGAATTATCTTTATCCGATCACCATAAACCAAGAAGCTATTCAGAAGGAAGACAACAATGGCCAACGTGAAATAACTAGAGCTACAATTCTTACTCGTCTAATTTTTGGTGATTTTTATGGTAAGTATCTTCCTTTTCATTTATGAATTATATCTCATCATGTAACTATTCTAAAACTAAAGGGCAAACCTCGACGCAATAGTAAGGTTGCTCTATTGCAACTTAATGGTCATTCTGAGTACAAGTCAGAAAACATCATCTCCCCAAAATAGGGATAAGACTACATACATTATAACCCTCTCTAAACCAGCAGTGATGAAAACCTCATGCACTATGTATGCCTTTTTTTTATGACAGTGTTGTCCTAAAACTTGATGAATCATTGACTTGGTGGAGAAAGTGAACAAACCCATTTGAGGGTTTAAGAACTAGACCAAATAACCAATAACCAAGTAACCATTATGAAGGCATCTCTCTTGATCTTTAAAAATTTGTCCAAATGTAATAGTGCACATTTCAAAACTCTTAGGCAAGTTCTTTCAAATGAATAAAAACACAAATAGGATTTCTGACTTGGAATTAAATACTAATTTGGAATAGAAATATTGCCATGCACAGCCTAATCTGCCAGTCTGTGCCCTCTATTTGAGAAGCTGGACCCTTGATTTGTCTTTCAATTAATTTTATATTGGCTCAATGAGTTTACTCAACTAGAACACCAACGTATTCATATCAATAGGCTCCCAATTGATctttaaagttaaaaaaaaaacattaaccAATAGAAGGTTGGCATTCACAATTGTCAAGAGATAAATAATTTACTAAGGGAGATGGATCACCATCCGGTCATGTGGTTACTACGCTAGCATATGGACCAATGAGAGAATATGTAGAAGCATCAACCATGGGGATATGATGGTCTTTTCATGTGACCTTATGTCTAGGCCTAGGGACATACAACCACGTAACGTtgtttttcctatttatttatgtatttttttttttgtagagcaAGCTTTCGATCTACTAAAGAAATACCCACATTTAGTCTTGACCAAGGATGATTGCAAGTATACAGCCGTGGAAGCACTCTCGATAAAGCCTGCTGCATTTCAAAGTTCAGTaccaaacaaaagaagaatTGGGACTTTGGGATATTATTTCATGAACTCATGTAAGTATTTTCTTTCATCAATCCCTTCTTTTGGTTCTATTCTTAGTCTATACTCAATACAAAGGAAGCAGGGTTTTACAAGCCTCAAATTTTTATGGAACCAGATTCTATatgtaaagagaagagaagacatattgagagagagaaagagagagtccTGTGATTGTGGAGTATGGGAATACCAATCAATTAGATAAGGGCTGCCCtcctttcattcattaaatagaataGCTATTACAAGTTCTACTAggaatatgaaataacaaaatagctattacaagtcctactaggaataggaaataACAAAATAGAATAATTGGAAACTAATATTAATTACTACTTCTAATTGTATTAAgtcataataggactaggaaaacccaaaccAACAGACTTAATAAGATTAGGAAAACCCAAAGGAAGAGTTTGCAACTTGTGATagattcctcttttctctcaatAGACTTCTAACACTATACATGATTATAGTCCAGGCTCACTTGATGTAGCCAACTAGTTActgttcagaaaaaaaaaaaaagggacttaAGACTTTTAAATGGGCCAATCTGGAGAGGTTATCTAGGTAGGCCCTAGTTTTGCCATATGGTAGATGTGGCACATAGAGTCACTTCTTCGACAGTCTGAATCCCGCCTAGTCAGAAAACCCATGAATTCTTTAGAGTGGGCCCATAGGCTAGCGAGATAGAATGGATAGATACTAATAAGCAAGCCAAGCCTAGTTCTCCCCGATAGGCCTTGATAGCTTGCTTTGGagtttttccttatatataaaTTGTCCTAATCATATATCAAGTTTTAATCCAGTCAGAGATGAATCAACATCAGTACAAAGTGTTGAAACACTGAATACAAACATCAAAACATGGAAATCCTTATATTGTAATTGtgcgttttttatttttttattttgtttttgtgtttttccaTAAATAGATTACTTTTGTGATGACTTTCTTGAAAGGGTACAGCATGACACACAGTGCCTGGCTTGTTAACATATTTTTGATTCATTTTCCTGATCTATGAATCTAATTTGATCATATGATTAAAAGCTAGCTATCTAGTTCACTTTGTAACTGATCATATTACAAATGTATAATTCCCTCTTATGTGTATTAATATACTTGGACCAGTGCTAGATGTTCATGTTGATATCAAAAATGCTCGTTGGTGCACGAGAGGAGACGTGGAAAATTCTTTCGATGCCAACGAAGACAACATTCAAGGTTTTTTCTCTCGATCTCTATCTGAGTCACATTCTCCCATAGAAAATACTTCTCCAATAAATAACATATCTATTGGACCAAGTTTCCCTGAGGTCACGCTGAATGGGAATCCATTCATTGCAACAGCTTTAGATGGGAATAGGGGTGGTATCGGGAAGGTATACTGGGAAAGTTGTAAAATCctataggggtttgtgaacctTAGGATGGTATGATGAACCTCACAGAGCctggtgaaagaaaactttctccatatcTATTAGTTGGTCCAAGATTCTAGGAATCGACATCAAATTGGCTGATCAGTCTTTGCCAATATATCAATGATCAATACTGATATGGACCAAGGGTAAAAGggtaaataaaaaccaattttcattgaaaatcAGGGAAAATCTGTCCAAGACGGGTTGACTTGGACTCGTATGGTGTTGGTATCAGCCAAGAGTCCAAGACCGATACCAACCTACAGTTTGATCGTAATGACAAGCCCCATTCACAGCCCTACACATGTTCTGATTGTATGATTGACAATTTCCTTTGAAGAGAAATGAGCTACATGATACTAGCTCGGCTTTCTTAGTAATAATATATCACAATAAGAACATTTCATTCTTATGCAGGAAATATCATGTGTGGACTATGCACTAGTACaaattgtattatttttcaGTTTTGCAAGGATCTATGGCTAAGCTTCCGCTGGCTATTTCAGAATGCACTTATTAAACTAGGTGAGAAATTTCTAAACAAACCAAACCCCCAAAACCCaggtcgtcatcatcatcatcatcatcatcatcatcatcatcatcattatttatttatttatttttatgcaaAGCAACCATTAGGGGCAATACAAGGGATCCATAGAGGAGCTATCATTATCTATATATGATACtattattttgagaaaatttcatTATTACTCACTTtggggttttcctttacaaaattacccacttaaagtttcagttaacaaaaatatccaaaatcaagtttgggtttacaaaactatccatccaaagtttccgttaacaaaaatatccaaaatcaggtttggatttACCCAAGACACCCAGTTTGGATTTACCCAAGACACCCAGtgattttctttcatctttttaCTTACAAtcaggtatttttgttaactgaaactgagtgggtagttttgtaaacctaaacctgAGTTTTGATATCTTCGTTAATTGAAACAATGAGTGGCCAGTTTTGTAAACAAAAATTTGATATTGGGTATTTtcgttaactaaaactttgggtgaATATTTTTGTACATGAAAAACtaaaagtggataatcatgtaatttttcctattgttTATCGCATCTAGCCCAAGGATTTAGTTTTTGGTATTGTTATCGTTCATACGATATAGAAACGGATCGATATCGATAAGGATCGGTCCATATCAGTCACTTTTGCCCCCTTGCTTTTTCAAAGAAATAtacattttttactgttttaccttgAATTGATACGGGGGTAACCAATCAAGATCAGTCAGATATCGATATCGGTCTCAATATGATATGGccaatacaataccaatacttgaaaccatgatccaGCCTTAGCCCATCATGAAAGTCTAACTCTTGCTTACATATATATACAATGGTAGTGCCTCATTGCAAGTACATATATGAGGAGAAGTTGAAGCATTATGAAGCTTATAAGCTAGTAAAGGAAGTATGGAGGCTACTATCAGAAGTTGAAGACCTTGAGGAGGCTCAGAATGATGTACTGGTTTCAGCAATGTTTCGAGCAACAAGGCATGGGATTGTTGAATTTATCGAAGAGTGTATCAACAACTGTCCTCAACTTTTATCACGATTGAGAATTACATCAGATTTCAGTGCAAATGAAGCAGGCCAAACAATATTTCATCATGCAATCAGCAACCGCCAAGAAAAGATTTTCGGGCTTATCCATCGCCTAGGCCCATTGAAGAATGATATTGCAACCATGAAGGATGCATCAGGAAACCGCATGTCTCATCTAGCTGCCAAAAAAGCACCTACTCAGAGGCTCAATCAAGTTTCTGGTGCAGCTCTCCAAATGCAACGTGAGCTACTATGGTATAAGGTGATTTTTCATTCCTTGTTTCTtccttccccaaaaaaaaaaaaaagatatacccAGTACATGAGGCTAGCTCCCCCGTCACTGCGGGTTTGAGAAGGTTCATAATATATGCAGTTTTACATACAATGTATCAGATGAAGTTGCCTTATTTTCAGAAGTAGGAGATGAATAAGAGTGGTCAAGATGGGTAAAGATAGTCTCCTTTCGTGTGTGTGGGCGCACATGTGCATGTGTGGAGATTGGATCTGCTGCTCGGGTGAGCTTCCAACATCTTTCCATTTTGCTTCCAAATATACCCTTATTCACCCACACCCATGTAACGGTAAGAAGTGGGACAGGTGTTGGTTTCTCACTTGTACGATTAAGTGATCATACAAGCAACGGATCCATTCTCCGTGTGTTATGTGTGCCTGAATGGAAGATCAATAGTATTCCTCTCACTGGCTATTCCCCCTAGTAAGAGGGGAGGACTGTATGTGATTACTATTAGATCTCCAACCCAGAGAAACAATACCATTCTTAGAACGAAACTTGGCTGCTACAACCCTTGTTACCAACCAggggaatggaatctcagggGTAGAGGTGGAAAATTCACCCTAAGTAggtattttcaaacctgccCCTGGGATTCCATCTCCTTGGTTGTTACCATGGGGTAGCTGCAACCCGGGCagcagtgaaatttttttcccattattgtGAGTGGATAAacctttcctttcccttctatAGAGGTagttgcctctctctctctctctctctatatatatatatatatatatgtgtgtgtgtgtgtgtgtgtgtgtgttaattttaatacatatatatatatatatatattcctctCTATTTCAGGAAGTGGAAAGTGTTATGCCCTCCATCTATGCGTTATatgaaaacaataaaaaggaaacatcAATAGCATTATTCACGGAGGAGCATAAAGAACTACTAAAAGAAGGAGCAGCATGGATGAAAGATACAGCAACACAATGCATGGTGGTAGCAACACTAATCACTACAATTATATTTGCAGCAGTGTTTACCATCCCAGGTACCAATAAGGAGAGTAGTTGTGATTATGCAAGAGGAGTGGAATACAATTACATACATGGCAAGTTTCCTATAATTTTTGTCATATCAAACATATTAGCCCTTTGCTCTTCTGTTGCTTCAATGTTGGTGTTTCTAGCCATTATTACTTCACGATATGCAGAAGAAGACTTCTTATCTACTTTGCCTCGGATGTTGATGATGGGCCTTTTATTTCTCTTCGTCTCTATAGTGGGGATGATGATAGCCTTTGTGACAGTTATCTTAGTCATGCTTCGCTACGAAGTTCTATGGATCTCCTTGCCAATTGTCTTTGTAGCAATTATCCCAGTCACTATATATGCTTTGGTGGAACTTCCTCTCTTCATGCAATTGATGTTTACCACAGCCTCATCAGATGTCTTCTTCGGGAAGAGAAATTTAAATAAGCATGCATGAGTGGGTAATAGTAGTACCATTGGTGTATGTTACAGGGAATACTAAGAGAAGTGTCTGGTTAGTTGTAAACTTCTTTATTTGATTGGTTGAGTGAAATTAATTTGTATACATCATTAATTTATAAGCATCATTAAGGAGGGATTTttagcctatatatatatatatatatatatattaacgaGGATGGAACGACAACAGTGGATCCTGACAAGATTGGGGTTGCTAAAGCGAACTGCTAGTAGTTTGGATTCAATTGAGGATAGATAGAGAGGATTTGCTCTTGTTGTTCTTTGAGAGACAATCATTTTAAAGTGAAAGTGTGAAAACTATTGGACATGTGTTTCAGTCAAAAGGGTACAATAGTCATTTTAATTATTCACTTAACCGTGACTCAcagtaaggggtctgagtctaatttaataaaacaaagagggtgttcttataatagtggcattctccaaggatggcattgtaaattacccgtTTTTAAAAGGGTGCGTCAAGATTACCTTATCTTGAAAGCTGATTCGCATTACTTGGATTGCACCATATAAGACGTTTACAATTTTtacctaaaaaacaaaaaggatgtTTACAATTTTGCACAAACCTACTATTTTCTCATAATGTTTTCCACTTTAATGGTTGTAGTGGACTGAGTTCATGGTAGTTTATTGATCAAAGCTAAATTGTCTTTAATATCATTGTTCTATTTTTACAACAATTGTTGAAGTTTTGAGTTTCAAAACAATTAACTAGTCTCTTCTTTTGTTCAAGATCTTTGTTACTAGTGAAGCTTGTGAGctaaagtttagtcccacattagaAACTTGTAAATGTTTCTTTGGGTATATATATAAGAATTATTATTTAAAAGACATAGGTTCCTTAGGGAGAAGTCTCTCCATTCTCTCATGTGGGGGGGTTGTCAGGGTGCTTCTTCAATCACGCATGCACACATCGAGCTGAACCAGACCGTGGTCGGGTTTGGGTGTGGGCGTGGGTCCTccctttcccttattttttagTCAAATGTTTTTGGCTCCTCAATTTGAAAATTTGGAACCAAAAATACCCAGTGCCTACAGGCAagaaaatacaacaaaatcCAAAGTGTTATTCGTGGGTCACAATGTCTCTCTTGTGCACTGTCATACTAAATACGTCTCTGTACTGTATCCTAGTTCCATTTATTCTTCTCTCCTCACTCTCTTTGAGTTCTTAGTATAGCTTACGTATTCCTTTTCTTAATCACACTTAGGAGTGCAACCTTTGTGATTAGGGGGaaattttatcttggaggtaaaagaGCGGGTTAACTCTGTATGCATAAATTAGGGGTTCTTTAGCACCTTAAGAAGAGTATCTATATACGATTTCACCCTACTGTACCTACATATAGAATCTTCTACTACATCAACTACTGTACCTGATTTCTATAATATATGTGGACTACATCACAAGGTCTGTACACCATTTACGTTTCATTTCAAATAAGCCTAACACTGCCCATTTAACTATTATTTTACAACAATCCAGGAACATTTGGAACATTTCGTTTCTTAAGGTGTTAAAGTTTTTTTATGTGTTAGATATAGTTGGCAACGAAATACCCATTGAGGTCACTAATAAGGATGGATCAACTTATGGTCTTACTGCCAGTGGGATACTGCTAAATATTAGTTTCACTGCATCTCAAATCACTCATGGGGTAACTAATGTTGGCTAAAGATAAAGGGAAAAAACCCCTTGGATATAAAAGACTCAAGGCTAATCTTGTTGGGACTAAAAAACCAAGGTTCATTCAAGATGACACTTTGAGTGAAGAAGGACAAAAACTtcagaaaaccaaaaccaaagatTATTTGTTTTGCTTATAGCAAACCGGGACATTCCAAGAAGGATTGTCGGAACAAGGAGTTTTTTGAATATCAAAAGGTGAAGGCAAACCTgattgaagaagatattttttcAGCCATGATTACTGAAGTTAATTTGGTAGAAAAACCAACGAACTAGGTCATTGATACTGGTGCTACCAGGCATATTTGTGGAGTCCGTAGTTCTTTTACTAAGTATTTTACTATCAATACTAGAGTtaaagtgtcacaccccgttcacacagaatcgggccagtgaccgggttaacaccggttaacccaaacctgccaagatcatctgatatagtattccaccacagcatacacacaactaagaaatattttattagttcagcggaagacttggtttacctgtgaatattcccataatacttgatacccgaattgtgatacaatagttaattacatgtgggcccgaaggcgtgatatttacacaataagagtacaattcacatatcaagtacataaaggaaatcatcaaaaatcagagtatacagcttggctcggtatcaaagcctagagctcagctcggtatcaaaggttgagcccagctcggcatcacaaggtagagctcagcttggcatcaaaagtggacctcagctcggcatcagaactgcggtcccacagcacaactcttacacgagcaatcagtgtcgtgctctaactcctcaggggcccaccagtcctcttcagggaactcaaccatGGGACCCGCCTCGTGCTCATCtagttgatgacctgcaaaatcatctaaaagaggtgcacacgtgggatgagctcactagctcagtaagtggaaagatggaccacacagcagtccacacaacaaatcacaaccatatgcactacatgctatgcaatacattttaaatcacatctacctaagcaacattactaagtctttggtttagtgctactacaaccacagtgcgcgtatgctccgggtatgagccgcgaactccatcccgcgatacgcccatagggttgttggagaaggcccaccgtgagtactcgaaaaaataaaaacatgccaaccactagctctcaacataaagtaaatgactgaaaattaaaggtgctgactccagcaatttaaaagcagtacgattggccctcttgaatataccaccggggttgccgactgtcctaatgaccagccgggcgtaatgtctaaccgccacagtgacctgacaaccgcgaccactgcttccccccaaatggtaacccaacaccttaacccctgttaggaagggtcgtagcacgggaaggtgataatcctaaaccgcatgttcctatatgacaataatacgattgcatagtaccaccgtgtcccataccacgggccaccaatgcactcgtttccgagccgactatggcatctaatcta is part of the Macadamia integrifolia cultivar HAES 741 chromosome 9, SCU_Mint_v3, whole genome shotgun sequence genome and encodes:
- the LOC122088756 gene encoding uncharacterized protein LOC122088756, with amino-acid sequence MNEFIYPTKTGKVRRSTNYTWCLPFYKAIVDGNWKTVSQFLSENEGVLTVRLTSEGDLPIHVAVQQGKVEIAKEFIKKMPTKLLSEQGKHGRTVLHVAASGGNEAIVKAIVEKDAKLVMIKSKYYMDRIPIIVAARASNKDVVNYLYPITINQEAIQKEDNNGQREITRATILTRLIFGDFYEQAFDLLKKYPHLVLTKDDCKYTAVEALSIKPAAFQSSVPNKRRIGTLGYYFMNSLLDVHVDIKNARWCTRGDVENSFDANEDNIQGNIMCGLCTSTNCIIFQFCKDLWLSFRWLFQNALIKLVPHCKYIYEEKLKHYEAYKLVKEVWRLLSEVEDLEEAQNDVLVSAMFRATRHGIVEFIEECINNCPQLLSRLRITSDFSANEAGQTIFHHAISNRQEKIFGLIHRLGPLKNDIATMKDASGNRMSHLAAKKAPTQRLNQVSGAALQMQRELLWYKEVESVMPSIYALYENNKKETSIALFTEEHKELLKEGAAWMKDTATQCMVVATLITTIIFAAVFTIPGTNKESSCDYARGVEYNYIHGKFPIIFVISNILALCSSVASMLVFLAIITSRYAEEDFLSTLPRMLMMGLLFLFVSIVGMMIAFVTVILVMLRYEVLWISLPIVFVAIIPVTIYALVELPLFMQLMFTTASSDVFFGKRNLNKHA